ACGAGATGCTAACGCTTCCAAGAAGAATTAATCCCGTTATCATCACtacataatgataataaatctattttgcaTCATGTGTTTTACCAAAGTGTTCCTCACATATGAAGCAATatgaaaaaacttttatacaaatgtatttcagacataataaaaagaacaaatataaaaagattaactGAAgctcattaaatataaattttgccagaatctgaaatattaatttttaaaattttgttactcACGCAATCCTCTTCTTCGACtaaagagaaaagaataatCCTTTCATCtactatatatttctttttttttacatatacatttatatacattaacttAATTACTTGTCAGGCTTATCCACATGTTCATCCGCATATTGCATTAGCCGTTCCCTAGCTCTTTTCCCTCTCATAATAGCTTCTTTGAATAACGAACAGTAAAGCTCGATGGCACACGGAGAATCGTCATTTCCGGGCACGGGGTACGTTATAAGATTCGGATTGCAGTTCGTGTCAACTATGCCGACGCTGGGTATGCACATTTTCGCCGCGTGTCTCACTGCTTTGTGTTCAGACATGACAGTGTCAAGGGTGCCAAGGAAGATACACAAGTCTGGCAGCCGCGTCGTCGCTTTGAACTGATTCCGTGAGTTCGGGAACAGCCCGTGCCGCCAGAATCTCGTTTGCGAGTACTCCTTGCACTCCCTGGCCGTTTTGTCCACCAGATGCGTGACCTGGGGATTGCGCGAGATGAAGAGGATTATGCCGCCCCGAAAGGCGATATGAGCAGTGAAGTTCAACGCCTGCCTCAGCAGCTCGGCAGTCTGATCCAGGTCGATTATCAAGTGGCCTAGTCTCGAGCCAAATATAAACGTCTCCATGTGCTCGTTCAGCGAGGTCTCCTTGTGACCATAGTGCACCCTCGCGTCATAAAGGTCTTTCACGGTAAACAGCTTATGCACTTGGAAAAAATCAGGATGTATCAGCGGATCTAACGTCGTGACCTCTGAACTTTCCGGAACATTGGATAGATCTATATACATGGAATGAGAAACATtgtataataaagataatattaaaattgaattaattaaattaattattgaattaattgaatcaattattatgcaattaaactaattaatttaattattccctGAAAATTGTAAAggattacaataataaaaaacaaaatactcAAAATAGATTTCTAAGAAGCTAACTGTTTGCAGTACAAcaattaatactattatttgtatctatatgtatttttcataatatattatctggtattaatattaaattatatagtaataattaatatttatcaactatcaattaaaaaatgctttcaaaatttattttcaacaaatttagttatacaagtttatatatagataagataataactagttaaaaagttaaaaattaaataatgaaattaaaaagccaataatttttaacttaatttataaataaaatattaaatttattttatcatcaacAATTGTTTTGTCATTTgaataatctaaatttaaaaacttatgaCATTCTTCTAAAGATATAAATAGTgctttccaaaattaatttttactttatctcaatttaatctttaactAAGTTTTtcgtttatataattgtaagtaaattaacCTTCTAAaccattaaatttaacttaatttagtttataaaaacCATTAACCCAACTCTCTGATAGATACGTATGAATTACTTACCGGCTTCTTCTGTGTTCGGTTGAGATTGAGTTGACAATTGACATTGTCGAAAATAAGTATTACGGGTTACAGATCGCAAACAATGCCATTCCTTTGAAACTGAAAACAGAAAAACATGTTGAAGAAGTTGTAAAAGTGAACGATGAATTTTCGCGTAGACTGAGATAAAATGGTTACAGTTGTAAGAAAGTATTCGCCTCCCAAATATGGACATCATGTATATTGACGCTGATTTCGTTGATTCTCGATAAACTTTAATTCAATCTTTTAATTCAACACTGAAtagaaaacaattatattgaCAAATAACTTGAGGTTATGTAGCATCTCTTAATGCATAGAAGTAGAAAGTATAGAAAGGAAATCTAACAGTCCAAAGCACAGTGTAatggcagagaggaacctgagagcggccacggcggcctttttcctataacacttcgaaactcccgtacactagtgacgcacatctattctggtgagaataggaactacgtgtcacatccattttgcaacccgccgttaaaaacagtgtggacgttagcacggacaacaacccacatccatctctcgagaaatggatgtaggttgttgtccgagctaacatccattttgctgcaaataataTCTGACGCGTATcacgtatgttgcatccagaataggggtcgagaatgtgcacaaatgattaattacgtctactttcgcgtaattttttatttattatagtctgaattatggtaattgttaagaatacccactgcacctccgattttgacgaaattaggctcattcgacgcgttttcactcaaaatgaaagaatctggcaaagttcgaaatttttgagtaatattttttttgcgtttttctgcaatatctctgtgttctgagagcccctagaagagttctaacttttatcatgatggatcgaatcgctaaagtgaaaaatgaaagacttatatcagtcaaagtttgaaatttttgagtaaaattttttttggcaatttctccaatatttctgtgttctgatagcccacagaagagttctaacttttatcatgattgatcgaatcgctaaagtgaaaaacgaaagacttatatcagtcaaagttcataagttttgagtaaaatttttttgcgaatttctccaatatctctgtgttctgctagcctccagaagagttctaacttttatcatgatggatcgaatcgctaaagtgaaaaacgaaagacttgtatcagactaaaatttttgagaaaaattttttttgcgaatttctccaatatctctgtgttctgatagcccccagaagagttcaaacttttatcttgatggatcgaatcgctaaagtgaaaaacgaaagagttgtatcagtcaaagttcgaaatatttgagtaaaattatttttgcgattttgtccaatatctgtgtgttctgatagcccccagaagacttctaacttttatcataatggatcgaatcgctaaagtgaaaaacgaaagagttgtaccagtcaaagttcgaaatatttgagtaaaattatttttctctattcttcaatatctgtgtgttctgatagcccccaaaagacttataacttttatcatgatggatcgcatcggtaaagtgaaaaacgaaagacttacatcagaccaaaatttttgagaaaaattttttttgcgaatttctccaatatctctgtgttctgatagcccccagaagagttcaaacttttattatgatggatcgaatcgctaaagtgaaaaacgaaagagttgtatcagtcaaagttcgaaatatttgagtaaaatttattttgcgattttctccaacatctgtgtgttctgatagcccccagaagatttcaaacttttatcatgatggatcgaatcgctaaagtgaaaaacgaaagagttgtatcagtcaaagttcgaaatatttgagtaaaattttttgcgaatttctccaatatctctgtgttctgatatacccagaagagttcaaacttttatcatgatggatcgaatcgctaaagtcaaaaacgaaagagatgtatcagtcaaagttcaaaatatttgagtaaaattttttttgcgaatttctccaatatctctgtgttctgatagcccccagaagagttcaaacttttatcatgatggatcgaatcgctaaagtgaaaaacgaaagagttgtattagtcaaagttcgaaatatttgagtaaaattatttttgcgattttctccaacatctgtgtgttctgatagccccaagaagacttctaacttttatcatgatggatcgaatcgctaaagtgaaaaacgaaagagttgtatcagtcaaagttcgaaatatttaataaaattatttttgctatattcttcaatatctgtgtgttctgatagcccccagaagacttctaacttttatcatgatggatcgcaacggtaaagtgaaaaacgaaagacttatatcagaccaaaatttttgagaaaaattttttttgcgaatttctccaatatctctgtgttctgatagcccccagaagagttcaaacttttatcatgatggatcgaatcgctaaagtgaaaaacgaaagagttgtatcagtcaaagttcgaaatatttgagtaaaattatttttgcgattttgtccaatatctgtgtgttctgatagcccccagaagacttctaacttttatcataatggatcgaatcgctaaagtgaaaaacgaaagagttgtatcagtcaaagttcgaaatatttgagtaaaattatttttgcgattttgtccaatatctctgtgttctgatagcccccagaagagttcaaacttttatcatgatggatcgaatcgctaaattgaaaaacgaaagagttgtatcagtcaaagttcgaaatatttaataaaattttttttgcgaatttctccaatatctctgtgttctgatagcccccagaagacttctaacttttatcatgatggatcgaatcgctaaagtgaaaaacgaaagagttgtatcagtcaaagttcgaaatatttgagtaaaattatttttgcaattttctccaatatctgtgtgttgtgatagcccccagaagagatcaaacttttatcatgatggatcgaatcgctaaagtggaaaacgaaagagttgtatcagtcaaagttcgaaatatttgagtaaaattatttttgcgattttgtccaatatctgtgtgttctgatagcccccagaagacttctaacttttatcatgatggatcgcaacggtaaagtgaaaaacgaaagacttatatcagactaaaatttttgagaaaaattttttttgcgaatttctccaatatctctgtgttctgatagcccccagaagacttctaacttttatcatgatggatcgaatcgctaaagtgaaaaacgaaagagttgtatcagtcaaagttcgaaatatttgagtaaaattatttttgcgattttgtccaatatctgtgtgttctgatagcccccagaagacttctaacttttatcatgatggatcgaaacgctaaagtgaaaaacgaaagagttgtaccagtcaaagttcgaaatatttgagtaaaattatttttctctattcttcaatatctgtgtgttctgatagcccccaaaagacttataacttttatcatgatggatcgcatcggtaaagtgaaaaacgaaagacttatatcagaccaaaatttttgagaaaaattttttttgcgaatttctccaatatctctgtgttctgataggccccagaagacttctaacttttatcatgatggatcgaatcgctaaagtgaaaaacgaaagagttgtatcagtcaaagttcgaaatatttgagtaaaattatttttgcgattttgtccaatatctgtgtgttctgatagcccccagaagacttctaacttttatcataatggatcgaatcgctaaagtgaaaaacgaaagagttgtaccagtcaaagttcgaaatatttgagtaaaattatttttctctattcttcaatatctgtgtgttctgatagcccccaaaagacttataacttttatcatgatggatcgcatcggtaaagtgaaaaacgaaagacttatatcagaccaaaatttttgagaaaaattttttttgcgaatttctccaatatctctgtgttctgatagcccccagaagacttctaacttttatcatgatggatcgaatcgctaaagtgaaagacgaaagagttgtatcagtcaaagttcgaaatatttgagtaaaattatttttgcgattttgtccaatatctgtgtgttctgatagcccccagaagacttctaacttttatcatgatggatcgcatcgctaaagtgaaaaacgaaagacttatatcagaccaaaatttttgagaaaaattttttttgcgaatttctccaatatctctgtgttctgatagcccccagaagagttcaaacttttatcatgatggatcgaatcgctaaagtgaaaaacgaaagagttgtatcagtcaaagttcgaaatatttaataaaattatttttgcgattttctccaacatctgtgtgttctgatagcccccagaagacttctaacttttatcatgatggatcgaatcgctaaagtgaaaaacgaaagagttgtattagtcaaagttcgaaatatttgagtaaaattatttttgcgattttctccaacatctgtgtgttctgatagccccaagaagacttctaacttttatcatgatggatcgaaacgctaaagtgaaagacgaaagagttgtatcagtcaaagttcgaaatatttgaataaaattatttttgctatattCTTCactatctgtgtgttctgatagcccccagaagacttctaacttttatcatgatggatcgcaacggtaaagtgaaaaacgaaagacttatatcaaaccaaagtttttgagaaaaattttttttacgaatttctccaatatctctgtgttatgatagcccacagaagagttgtcacttttatcacgatgtatcgaattgttgaagcgaaaaagggaagacttatatcagtcaaaattagtaatttttgagtagaaattttttttgcgaatttctttaatatctctatgttctgatagccacgagaagagttctaacttttatcataatggatcaaatcgttaaagtgaataacgaaaaagttatatcaatcaaagttcgaaatttttgagtaaaatttttttgcgaatttctcaaatatctctgtgtttttatagcacccagaagagttataacttttatcataatagatcgaatcgctaaagtgcaagacgaaagagtaatatcagtcaaagttcgaaatttttgagtaaaattggtttttttccgaatttctccaatatctctgtgttctgatagcccacagaagagttgtaacttttatcacgatgtatcgaatttttgaagtgaaaaaaggaagacttatatcagacaaatttcaaaatttttgagtaaaattttttttgtgaatttctctaatatctctgtgttctgatagccccgagaagagttctaacttttatcattatggatcaaatcgttaaagtgaaaaacgaaagtgttatatcaatcaaagtacgaaatttttgagtataacttctttgcgaatttctcaaatatctctgtgtttttatagcccccagaagagttctaacttttatcataatagatcgaatcgctaaagtgcaagacgaaagaataatatcagtcaaagttcgaaatttttgagtaaaattggtttttttccgaatttctccaatatctctgtgttctgatagcccacagaagagttgtaacttttatcacgatgtatggaatttttgaagtaaaaaaatgaagactttcatcagtcaaatttcaaaatttttgagtaaaattttttttgtgaatttctttaatatctctgtgttctgatagccccgagaagagttctaacttttatcattatggatcaaatcgttaaagtgaaaatcaaagagttatatcaatcaaagtacgaaatttttgagtataacttctttgcgaatttctcaaatatctctgtgtttttatagcccccagaagagttctaacttttatcataatagatcgaatcgctaaagtgcaagacgaaagaataatatcagtcaaagttcgaaatttttgagtaaaattggtttttttccgaatttctccaatatctctgtgttctgatagcccacagtagagttgtaacttttatcacgatgtatcgaatttttgaagtgaaaaaaggaagacttatatcagtcaaatttcaaaatttttgagtaaaattttttttgtgaatttctttaatatctctgtgttctgatagccccgagaagagttctaacttttatcattatggatcaaatcgttaaagtgaaaaacgaaagagttatatcaatcaaagtacgaaatttttgagtataacttctttgcgaatttctcaaatatctctgtgtttttatagcccccagaagagttctaacttttatcataatagatcgaattgctaaagtgcaagacgaaagaataatatcagtcaaagttcgaaatttttgagtaaaattggtttttttccgaatttctccaatatctctgtgttctgatagcccacagtagagttgtaacttttatcacgatgtatcgaatttttgaagtgaaaaaaggaagacttatatcagtcaaatttcaaaatttttgagtaaaattttttttgtgaatttctttaatatctctgtgttctgatagccccgagaagagttctaacttttatcattacggatcaaatcgttaaagtgaaaaacgaaagagttatatcaatcaaagtacgaaatttttgagtataacttctttgcgaatttctcaaatatctctgcgtttttatagcccccagaagagttctaacttttatcataatagatcgaatcgctaaagtgcaagacgaaagagtaatatcagtcaaggtttgaaatttttgagtaaaattggtttttttccgaatttctccaatatctctgtgttctgatagcccacagaagagttgtaacttttatcacgatgtatcgaatttttgaagttaaaaaaggaagacttatatcagtcaaatttcaaaattttgagtaaaattttttttgtgaatttctttaatatctctgtgttctgatagccccgagaagagttctaacttttatcattatggatcaaatcgttaaagtgaaaaacgaaagagttatatcaatcaaagtacgaaatttttgagtataacttctttgcgaatttctcaaatatctctgtgtttttatagcccccagaagagttctaacttttatcataatagatcgaatcgctaaagtgcaagacgaaagagtaatatcagtcaaggtttgaaatttcgagtaaaattggtttttttccgaatttctccaatatctctgtgttctgatagcccacagatgaGTTGTAACtgttatcacgatgtatcgaatttttgaagtgaaaaaaggaagacttatatcagtcaaatttcaaaatttttgagtaaaattttttttgtgaatttctttaatatctctctgttctgatagccccgagaagatttctaacttttatcattatggatcaaatcgttaaagtgaaaaacgaaaaagttatatcaatcaaagtatgaaatttttgagtaaaactttttgcgaatttctcaaatatctctgtttttatagcccccagaagagttctaacttttatcataatagatcgaatcgctaaagtgcaagacaaaagaataatatcagtcaaagttcgaaatttttgagtaaaattggtttttttccgaatttctccaatatctctgtgttctgatagcccacagaagatttgtaacttttatcacgatgtatcgaatttttgaagtgaaaaaaggaagacttatatcactcaaatttcaaaatttttgagtaaaattttttttgtgaatttctttaatatctctctgttctgatagccccgagaagatttctaacttttatcattatggatcaaatcgttaaagtgaaaaacgaaaaagttatatcaatcaaagtatgaaatttttgagtaaaacttttagcgaatttctctaatatctctgtgtttttatagcccccagaagagttctaacttttatcataatagatcgaatcgctaaagtgcaagacgaaagaataatatcagtcaaagttcgaaatttttgagtaaaattggtttttttccgaatttctccaatatctctgtgttctgatagcccacagtagagttgtaacttttatcacgatgtatcgaatttttgaagtgaaaaaaggaagacttatatcagtcaaatttcaaaatttttgagtaaaattttttttgtgaatttctttaatatctctgtgttctgatagccccgagaagagttctaacttttatcattatggatcaaatcgttaaagtgaaaaacgaaagagttatatcaatcaaagtacgaaatttttgagtataacttctttgcgaatttctcaaatatctctgtgtttttatagccccgagaagagttctaacttttatcataatagatcgaatcgctaaagtgcaagacgaaagagtaatatcagtcaaggtttgaaatttttgagtaaaattggtttttttccgaatttctccaatatctctgtgttctgatagcccacagaagagttgtaacttttatcacgatgtatcgaatttttgaagttaaaaaaggaagacttatatcagtcaaatttcaaaattttgagtaaaattttttttgtgaatttctttaatatctctgtgttctgatagccccgagaagagttctaacttttatcattatggatcaaatcgttaaagtgaaaaacgaaagagttatatcaatcaaagtacgaaatttttgagtataacttctttgcgaatttctcaaatatctctgtgtttttatagcccccagaagagttctaacttttatcataatagatcgaatcgctaaagtgcaagacgaaagagtaatatcagtcaaggtttgaaatttcgagtaaaattggtttttttccgaatttctccaatatctctgtgttctgatagcccacagatgaGTTGTAACtgttatcacgatgtatcgaatttttgaagtgaaaaaaggaagacttatatcagtcaaatttcaaaatttttgagtaaaattttttttgtgaatttctttaatatctctctgttctgatagccccgagaagatttctaacttttatcattatggatcaaatcgttaaagtgaaaaacgaaaaagttatatcaatcaaagtatgaaatttttgagtaaaactttttgcgaatttctcaaatatctctgtgtttttatagcccccagaagagttctaacttttatcataatagatcgaatcgctaaagtgcaagacgaaagaataatatcagtcaaagttcgaaatttttgagtaaaattggtttttttccgaatttctccaatatctctgtgttctgatagcccacagaagatttgtaacttttatcacgatgtatcgaatttttgaagtgaaaaaaggaagacttatatcactcaaatttcaaaatttttgagtaaaattttttttgtgaatttctttaatatctctctgttctgatagccccgagaagatttctaacttttatcattatggatcaaatcgttaaagtgaaaaacgaaaaagttatatcaatcaaagtatgaaatttttgagtaaaacttttagcgaatttctctaatatctctgtgtttttatagcccccagaagagttctaacttttatcataatagatcgaatcgctaaagtgcaagacgaaagaataatatcagtcaaagttcgaaatttttgagtaaaattggtttttttccgaatttctccaatatctctgtgttctgatagcccatagaagagttgtaacttttatcacgatgtatcgaatttttgaagtgaaaaaaggaagacttatatcagtcaaatttcaaaatttttgagtaaaattttttttgtgaatttctttaatatctctctgttctgatagccccgagaagatttctaacttttatcattatggatcaaatcgttaaagtgaaaaacgaaaaagttatatcaatcaaagtacgaaatttttgagtaaaacttttttgcggatttctcaaatatctttgtgtttttatagcccccagaagagttctaacttttatcataatagatcgaatcgctaaagtgcaagacgaaagagtaatatcagtcaaagttcaaaatttttgagtaaaattgatttttttccgaatttctccaatatctctgtgttctgatagcccacagaagagttgtaacttttatcacgatgtatcgaatttttgaagtgaaaaaaggaagactttcatcagtcaaatttcaaaatttttgagtaaaattttttttgtgaatttctttaatatctctgtgttctgatagccccgagaagagttctaacttttatcattatggatcaaatcgttaaagtgaaaaatcgaaagagttatatcaatcaaagtacgaaatttttgagtataacttctttgcgaatttctcaaatatctctgtgtttttatagcccccagaagagttctaacttttatcataatagatcgaatcgctaaagtgcaagacgaaagaataatatcagtcaaagttcgaaatttttgagtaaaattggtttttttccgaatttctccaatatctctgtgttctgatagcccacagtagagttgtaacttttatcacgatgtatcgaatttttgaagtgaaaaaaggaagacttatatcagtcaaatttcaaaatttttgagtaaaattttttttgtgaatttctttaatatctctgtgttctgatagccccgataagagttctaacttttatcattatggatcaaatcgttaaagtgaaaaacgaaagagttatatcaatcaaagtacgaaatttttgagtataacttctttgcgaatttctcaaatatctctgtgtttttatagcccccagaagagttctaacttttatcataatagatcgaattgctaaagtgcaagacgaaagaataatatcagtcaaagttcgaaatttttgagtaaaattggtttttttccgaatttctccaatatctctgtgttctgatagcccacagtagagttgtaacttttatcacgatgtatcgaatttttgaagtgaaaaaaggaagacttatatcagtcaaatttcaaaatttttgagtaaaattttttttgtgaatttctttaatatctctgtgttctgatagccccgagaagagttctaacttttattattacggatcaaatcgttaaagtgaaaaacgaaagagttatatcaatcaaagtacgaaatttttgagtataacttctttgcgaatttctcaaatatctctgcgtttttatagcccccagaagagttctaacttttatcataatagatcgaatcgctaaagtgcaagacgaaagagtaatatcagtcaaggtttgaaatttttgagtaaaattggtttttttccgaatttctccaatatctctgtgttctgatagcccacagaagagttgtaacttttatcacgatgtatcgaatttttgaagtgaaaaaaggaagacttatatcagtcaaatttcaaaatttttgagtaaaattttttttgtgaatttctttaatatctctctgttctgatagccccgagaagatttctaacttttatcattatgga
This genomic window from Solenopsis invicta isolate M01_SB chromosome 13, UNIL_Sinv_3.0, whole genome shotgun sequence contains:
- the LOC105202358 gene encoding 28S ribosomal protein S2, mitochondrial, which gives rise to MMSIFGRRILSYNFSKEWHCLRSVTRNTYFRQCQLSTQSQPNTEEADLSNVPESSEVTTLDPLIHPDFFQVHKLFTVKDLYDARVHYGHKETSLNEHMETFIFGSRLGHLIIDLDQTAELLRQALNFTAHIAFRGGIILFISRNPQVTHLVDKTARECKEYSQTRFWRHGLFPNSRNQFKATTRLPDLCIFLGTLDTVMSEHKAVRHAAKMCIPSVGIVDTNCNPNLITYPVPGNDDSPCAIELYCSLFKEAIMRGKRARERLMQYADEHVDKPDK